The following DNA comes from Stigmatella erecta.
GGTGTCCGGGACGTTCTTCGCCATCGGCGAGGACCTGGCGGACGCGGACGCCGCGGCGGCCCTGCGGCAGGCCCATGCGGCGGGCATCGAGATCGCCAACCACAGCTTCTCGCATGACTACGCCCTGAGCCGGCGCGCCCCCGAGTCCATTCACGAGGACCTGGTCCGGGGCGAGGAGGCCATCCGGGCGGCCACGGGCGCGCGGCCGGTGGGCTTCCGGGCCCCCGGCTACACCCTGAACGCGGCCCTCTACGCGGCCACGGAGGCGCGGGGCTACCGGTATGGCTCGTCCACCTTCCCGGCCGCCCCGTACTACGCGGCCAAGGCCACCGTCATGGGCGCGCTCGCGCTCGCCCAGCGCCCCTCGCGCTCGGTGCTGGACAGCCCGAAGGTGCTGCTGGCCCCCCGCGAGCCCTACCGGCCCGACCCGGCGCAGCCCTACCGGCGCGGCACGGGGGCGGTGCTGGAGTTGCCCATGACGGTGACGCCGGGCGTGCGCTTTCCCTTCATCGGGACGTTCGCCGCCACGCTGCCGCTGCCCTTCATCCGCGCGGCGTACAAGGCCTGCCTGGGCCGGGCGTTCTTCAACTTCGAGCTGCACGCGGTGGACGTGCTGGACGCCACGGACGGCATCCCCGAGGCGCTGGTGCACCGGCAGCGGGACCTGCGGGTGCCCGCGGCCCGGAAGCTGGAGCGGCTCGCCACGCTGTTCCGGTGGCTGAAGGCCGACGCGGACCCCGTGCCCCTGCGGGTGGCCGCGGAGCGGCTGGCGCCCGGCCTGTAGCGGAGGTTCTGTGGAAAACGCCCGGGCGCATGGCACGCCCATGAACCCTCCCAGCGGCGGGAGGGGAGTGTTAAAGAATGGGCCATGTTCGAGCAGCTCGGTGACAAGGTCCGGCAGCAGCTAAAGGGGTGGACGGAACAGATGGCGGGCCCGGAGCGCAAGGAGCGCCTCCAGGCCCTCGCGCGCACGGAGAACGAGTACGGGGTGGACCCGTTCGGCTTCAACCTGGACTTCAGCCTCGCCGCCGTGGCGCCCCTGGTCTGGCTCTACCGCCACTACCACCGCGTGGAGACCTTCGGCATCGAGAACGTGCCCGCGGGCCGCGTGCTCCTCGTCTCCAACCACTCCGGCCAGCTGCCCATGGATGGCGCCATGATTGGCGTGGCCCTGATGATGGAGGCCTCCCCCCCGCGCGCCATCCGCAGCATGGTGGAGAAGTGGGTGCCCACCCTGCCTTACGTCTCGGCCTTCTTCGCCCGGGTGGGGCAGATTGTCGGCACGCCGGAGAACTGCCGCCGCCTGCTGAACGCGGGCGAGGCCATCCTCGTGTTCCCCGAGGGCATGCGCGGCATCTCCAAGCTGTGGCCCCAGCGCTACCAGCTCCAGGACTTCGGCCTGGGCTTCATGCGGCTGGCGCTGGAGACGGACACCCCCATCGTGCCGGTGGCCGTCATTGGCGCCGAGGAGCAGGCCCCCGCCTTGATGGACCTGAAGCCCCTAGCGAAGCTGCTGGGCTTCCCCGCCTTTCCCATCACCCCCACCGGGCTGCCCATTCCCCTGCCCACCAAGTACCGGCTCTACTTCGGCGAGCCCCTGCACTTCACCGGCCGCGCCGATGACGAGGACAGCGAGCTGGACAAGAAGGTGCGCACGGTGCGGGCCGCCATCCAGACCATGATTCACCAGGGCCTCAAGGAGCGCCGGAGCATCTTCTGGTGAGCCCCGGGGCGCGTGCTAAGAGGCAGGCTCCATGAGACCGGCGATCGTCGTCACGGGCATCAGTGGCAACCTGGGCCGTACCCTCGCCAAGCTCTTGCACAAGAGCGAGCGCATCATCGGCATCGACCGGCGGCCCTTCCTGGGCAAGCCGAAGGATGTCGAGATGTACCAGCTGGACTTGCGCAAGAAGAAGGCCGAGGACGTCTTCCGCAAGAACGAAATCCGGGCCGTCATCCACATGGGCATCATGCACGACCCGCGCATGAGCGAGGAGGAGCACCACTCCTTCAACGTGGTGGGCACCACGCGCCTGCTGGAGTACTGCGCCAAGTACGGGGTGAAGAAGGTCGTCGTCCTCTCCTCGGCCAACGTCTACGGGCCCAGCCCCGACAACTCCAACTTCCTCACCGAGGACGCGCCCCTGATGGCGGCCAGCCGCTTCTCGGGGGTCCGGGACTTGATCGAAGTGGACATGCTCGCGCATGGCTTCTTCTGGCGGCACCCGGACATCAACACCGTCATCCTCCGGCCCGTCCACATCGTGGGCCCCACCATCAAGAACGCGCCCTCCAACTACCTGCGGCTGCGCCACCCGTGGACGCTCGCCGGGTTCGATCCGATGGTGCAGCTCATCCACGTGGAGGACGCGGCGCGCGCCATGGTGGAGGCCCTGCGCCCCGAGCCCAAGGGCGTCTACAACGTCGTCGGCCCGGGCGAGGTGCCCCTGTCCTCGGTGCTGCGCGAGCTGGGCCACACGCCCATCCCCGTGCCGCACCCCATCGCCCGCCCCGTGCTGGGCATGCTCTTCAAGTACCGCCTGGCCAACTTCCCCCCGCCCGAGCTGGACCACATCCAGTTCCTCTGCAACGTGGATGGCAACCGCTGGCTGAAGGAGCTGGCCTGGAAGCCGCGCCACTCCATGCGCGAGACGATCCGCTCCGTCCTCGGCGAGTAGTCTGAGGGGGGCTGACACCCGTGTCAGAGCCTCCGGTGCCTTCTTCCCGAGGGGCCCTGACAGGCTTGTCGTGTCCCGCGGGGGCCCCGGAGGACCGGGGGGCCCTCGCGTCCCCGTAAGGTGTTGATTTTTGAGGTACGCCCGGGGGCGCGGGGGCGTGGCACCCGCCTTGCTTTGTCTTAGCAGCAAGTAAACCTGGTAGGGGGTTCCATTGGGGAACCCTCGACGCCCGTCGCCTCGGCCGGCCCCGAGTCGACGGGCGATTTTTTTTACGGCAGCTCGCCCGCGAAGGGCCCCTCGAGCTGGCGCTCCAGCAGCCACACGCCCCCCTGGTAGACGAACTCCGAGGTGGTGGTGGCCGTCTGCTCCGAGGCCGAGGGCAGGCGCATCCACTGAATGCGGCTCGTCACCGTGGCGCGCAGGCCGTCCGGCGCAAGGCCCACCTCGAGCACCTCGTAGTCGGTGATGGACAAGTCCCTCTCGTCGTGGAGCTCGCGCCGGGCCTTCAGGAAGGCCTCGCGGTGCTCGGGCACGAGGTGCCGGGACGCGCCCCGGAAGTCCTTCCAGCGCAGGCGCTTGTAGAAGTCGTCCACCACGGGCTGGAGACCCTCCAGACCGGTGCTCTTCGCCGTGTGGGCGCACGCCCCACAGAACAGGGCCAGCAGAACGAGGGGGACGAGCAGGCGCATGGTGGTGGGTGACGGTAACACCTGGAAGTGGACCTACAAGAAGATCCCAGTGCTATCGTCTCGGCTCCGCCTGCGCACCGGAGTACCGAACGTCCATGGCCAAGTCGATGGTGGAGCGCTACGAGCAGCTGTTGGCGCAAGACCCCAGTTCCGCGGTTTTCGTCGAGCTCGCCAAAGCGCTTCTCGAGAAGGGTGACATCCCGCGCGCCATCTCCACGTGTGAGCAAGGCGTCGTGCACCACCCCCAGTCCATCATCGGCCGCGTGCTGTGGGGCAAGGCCCTGCTGCAGCAGGGCAGGCCCGCGCAGGCGATGGAGCAGTTCGATCAGGCTGTCGCCATCGACAAGGAAAACCCCCACGCCTACAACCTCATTGGCGAGGTGCTGGTGCAGCGGGGGTTGTTCCGCTCGGCGCTGCCCATCCTGCGCAAGGCCGCCGCGCTCCAGCCCAATGACGCGCGGGTGCGCCTGTGGCTGGACCAGACCCAGCAGTCGCTGTCCGGCGGTCCTCCGCCCGTGGTCGCGGACCTGCCGGGGCTCACCGCCAATGCGCTCACCGCGCAGGAGCCGGAGGACGAGACCCCGGAGTCCCCACCCGCGGAGCCCGCGGCTGCCGCTGCCGGGGCGCCACCGGAGGAGGAGGAGCAGCCCGAAGTCACCGGCGTGATGCGGCTGCCCGTCGTCCCGCTGGTGGATGACAAGGACCTGGACGGGCTTCCGCTCCCGCCGGCCGGCTCCGAGGCGCCGCTGGCCGCGCGTCCCAGTGGCTCGCCGCCGTCGAGGAAAGTGGAAGTGGTGATGTTTCCTCCCAAGCGGCCCTCGGGCACCATGGCGTCCGTGCCGCCGCCCCCGCCGCCCCCGGGCTTCGGCATGGAGGAGCCGCCCGAGGAGGACCTGGAGGACACCCCGCCGTATTCCAACCGGGTCGCCTCCGAGTTCGATCCGAACCCACCGGGCGAGGAGGACCTTCCGCCCGGGGAGGCGCCGGCGGAGGACGAGGAGGCGCAGCGGGCCGCCGCGGCACCGCCGCCCGCCGCGGCGTTCGAGCCCGAGCCCCCCCCGGCCCCGTCCTCCGGAGGCGGACTCCTGGGAGACCTGCCACCTCCCGAGGAGCTGCCCGCGGTGCCCTCCTCGGCGCGCGTCTCCGCGCAGGCCCGGAGCGCGTCCTCGTCCCGGAAGCAGCGCGCCGCCGCCGCCCCCAAGCGCGCGCTGCTGGATGACATTCCGGATGCCGCGGAGCCCCAGGCCGCCGCGGCCCCCCGGGCCGCCCGCGCCACCGGCGTGGATGCCGCGGCCAGCGCCGCCGCCTACGAGAAGGAGCTGCGCGAGAAGCTCGCCAAGACGGCCACGGAGTCCTCGTTCCTCGCCCGCCATGGGGTGAAGCTCATCGCGGGGGTGGTCTCCGGGGTGGTGCTGGCCGTGTTCGCGTGGGTGTACCTCTCCCACCGCGCGGAGCAGGGGGGCCGCACGCTCGTGGAGGTGCTGGCGCGCACCGAGCGCGTCATCGCCCTCGACACGAGCACCTCCCTGGACGAGGCGCTCACGCTGCTCGACCGGGCGCGCGAGATGGACGAGAGCAGCAGCAAGGTCTGGGCGCTGACGGCCTACACCCATGCCCTCCTCTTCGCCGACCACGGCAGCACGCCCGAGGACCGGCAGCAGGCGCTCGCGGCGCTGGAGCGTCCGGGCGTGCGCGCCGAGCACCCGGGGCTCAGCCTCGCCACGGATGTGCTGGTGGCCGACGAGAAGGGCAAGGAGGCGGCCCGCCGCGCCTTGCTCAACGCCAGCGTGCAGGACTCCGTCGAGCTGGATGCGCTGGCGGGCAGCCTGCTCCTGGAGATGAAGCAGCAAGAGAAGGCCCTGGATCGCTTCAAGCGGGCCGTCGAGAACGTCCGCGCGCTGGTGGCGCTGGGCCGCTATTACCAGGACTTCGGCGACGCGGCGAAGGCGCACCAGATGTACGCGAACGCCCGGAAGCTCTCGCCCGAGCACCCCCTGGCGCGCATCGGCATGGCGGAGAGCCAGCTGGAGCTCGATCAGGACCTGGGCCTGGCGCTCGCGGACATGGAGTCGCTCGGCAAGAACAAGGACCTGGGGGACCCGCTGCGCGCGCGGCAGCAGCTCGTCCAGGGCCGGCTGCTGACGGAGCTGGGGCGGTACGACGAGGCGCTCGCCCTGCTGGCCCAGGGCACGAAGGGACCGCGCGCCTTCGACTTCCACCTGGCCCTCGGGGACGCGAGCCGCGCCGCCGGGAAGCTGGAGGAGGCCCAGCAGTCCTACGAGGCCGCCCTCCAGGCCGACCCGAAGAGCGAGGATGCCCGCGAGGGGCTGGGGCGCACGCTGCTCGACCGGGACCGGGTGAAGGAGGTGCTCACGCGGCTGGACGGCGAGAGCCGCAAGGTGGCCCTGGTGCGCGCTGCGGCCCACGTCCGGCAGGAGGACTGGAAGCGCGCCCGCGCCGAGCTGGAGAAGACGCGGGTGAACAACCGCTACCCGCCGGAGGCCGTCGGCTACCTGGCCCTGGCGGACACCATGGAGGGCAACGGCGAGCAGGCGCGGGAGATCCTGGAGAAGGCCGTCAACGTGAAGAAGCCGCGGACGGATCTCCGCGTGGCGCTGGGGCGGGTGTACTGGCGCCAGCGCGCGCTCGACAAGGCGCAGGCCCAGTTCCAGGAGGCCATGAAGGACCCGCGCGACTACGAGGCCGCCTGCTCCGAGGGCCGGCTGCTGCTGGCCCGGGGGCTGCCCGACATGGCCCTCAAGCCCCTCACCCAGGCGGTGGAGCGCAATGGCTTCCACGGCGAGGCCCGGGATGCGCTGGGCCGGGTGTTGCTCGCGCTGGGCCGCACGGACGAGGGCCTCAAGCAGTTCGAGCGCTGGCGCAACGACAACCCCGACAGCGCCAAGGCCCAGAAGGGCTTCGCCCTGGCGATGCTCCACCTGGGGAAGTCCACGGAGGCGGTGGAGTCCGCGAGCCGCGCGGTGAAGCTCGACGGCAACGACGCCGAGGCGCACCGCCTGCGCGCCGTCAGCCTCTTCGCCACCGGCGATGGCAAGGGCGCCTTCACGGCCCTGTCCCGCGCCAACAGCCTGGATCCGAGAGACCCGGAGACCTTCTGCGAGATTGGCCAGGCGTTCCTGCGCCAGGGCGACGCGGAGAACGCGGCGGCGGCCTTCGCGGCGGCGCGGCGCGAGGGCCCCGACGTGGCCTGTGGCCAGGCCGGGGAGCACTACGTCCAACCCTCCGAGGGCGGACGTGCGGCGGCCAAGGCGCTGCAGGGCATTGCCGACCGGGCGGCCTCCGTCTGGGACAAGGCCTTCGCGCAGACGGCCCTCGCCCGGGTGCTGCTGAGCGCCGGGGACGTGAAGGGCGCTCAGGCCGCCGCGGCGGAGGCCGTGCGGCTGGCGCCGTTCAGCGGACGGGCCCAGCTCGCCCTGGGGCTCGTGGCCCAGCGCCAGCGGCAGGAGGAGCCCGCACGGGCGGCGCTCTCCAAGGCCGTGGCGCTGGATCCGGCCAATGGCATGGCGCACCTGGCGCTGGCGGACCTGCTCGTGCGCAAGTCCGAGGAGCTGCCGCAGGCCATCAAGGAGTATGAGACGTTCCTCAAGCTGGCCGGTGGAGCCGAAGAGGCGAAGCGGGTGAAGAAGGCCCTGCCTCCCCTCAAGAAACGAGCGAAGTAGCGTGGACAGCCCCTCTGAAAGACAGGCCCCGTACCCACTGCTGCGCATCATGGGGAGCAATGCCTTTCTGCTCTCCATCATCTATCTGCTGGCGGGCATCGGCGTGGAGCTGGCGCGGCGCTTCTACCCCACGCGCCTCGTGCAGCAGCTCTCCCTGTCCCTGGACTCGCTGCCCGCCCGGGCGCTGGATCTCGTGGGCGCCCTGGAGCCCCTGCGCGCCACCTACCTGGATGGCCGCATCTCGGATGCGCAGGTGCGCCTCGTCTTCGGCCTCACCACCATCGCCGTCATCTTCATCCTGGCCTTCGGGGTGGGCCTGCTCGTGGGAGGCCTGCGCAGCTACGTCGAGCGCCGGGCCCTCCGGAAGACCCGCCAGCGCGGGCCGGGGTAGCACAGCTGGGGGCTACTCCCGGCGCCGGCGCACCCGGGGGGCCACCGCCATGGCCACGGGCTCGTGGCCGGCCGCGCGCGCCATCAGGCAGATCTCCACCACCTTCGGGCCGAAGCGCTCCCAGCGGCTCTCGCCCGTGCCCTTGACCGCGAGGAAGGCGTCGCGGTCGGTGGGCAGGGCCGCCGCCAGGCCCAGGAGCGTCGCATCGTTGAAGATGATGAAGGGCGCCACCTCCAGGTCCTTGGCCAGCGCCTTGCGCCAGCGCCGCAGCTCCGTGGCGGCCAGCTCGCTGTAGTTCTCGGGCCGCCCCTGCGGGCCCTCCGGCCGGGACAG
Coding sequences within:
- a CDS encoding polysaccharide deacetylase family protein, producing the protein MASRLASLSVDLDSLHHYCRIHGLPETVLDARARKLVYAKAVPRFQELWATVGVSGTFFAIGEDLADADAAAALRQAHAAGIEIANHSFSHDYALSRRAPESIHEDLVRGEEAIRAATGARPVGFRAPGYTLNAALYAATEARGYRYGSSTFPAAPYYAAKATVMGALALAQRPSRSVLDSPKVLLAPREPYRPDPAQPYRRGTGAVLELPMTVTPGVRFPFIGTFAATLPLPFIRAAYKACLGRAFFNFELHAVDVLDATDGIPEALVHRQRDLRVPAARKLERLATLFRWLKADADPVPLRVAAERLAPGL
- a CDS encoding lysophospholipid acyltransferase family protein, with translation MFEQLGDKVRQQLKGWTEQMAGPERKERLQALARTENEYGVDPFGFNLDFSLAAVAPLVWLYRHYHRVETFGIENVPAGRVLLVSNHSGQLPMDGAMIGVALMMEASPPRAIRSMVEKWVPTLPYVSAFFARVGQIVGTPENCRRLLNAGEAILVFPEGMRGISKLWPQRYQLQDFGLGFMRLALETDTPIVPVAVIGAEEQAPALMDLKPLAKLLGFPAFPITPTGLPIPLPTKYRLYFGEPLHFTGRADDEDSELDKKVRTVRAAIQTMIHQGLKERRSIFW
- a CDS encoding SDR family oxidoreductase — translated: MRPAIVVTGISGNLGRTLAKLLHKSERIIGIDRRPFLGKPKDVEMYQLDLRKKKAEDVFRKNEIRAVIHMGIMHDPRMSEEEHHSFNVVGTTRLLEYCAKYGVKKVVVLSSANVYGPSPDNSNFLTEDAPLMAASRFSGVRDLIEVDMLAHGFFWRHPDINTVILRPVHIVGPTIKNAPSNYLRLRHPWTLAGFDPMVQLIHVEDAARAMVEALRPEPKGVYNVVGPGEVPLSSVLRELGHTPIPVPHPIARPVLGMLFKYRLANFPPPELDHIQFLCNVDGNRWLKELAWKPRHSMRETIRSVLGE
- a CDS encoding tetratricopeptide repeat protein yields the protein MAKSMVERYEQLLAQDPSSAVFVELAKALLEKGDIPRAISTCEQGVVHHPQSIIGRVLWGKALLQQGRPAQAMEQFDQAVAIDKENPHAYNLIGEVLVQRGLFRSALPILRKAAALQPNDARVRLWLDQTQQSLSGGPPPVVADLPGLTANALTAQEPEDETPESPPAEPAAAAAGAPPEEEEQPEVTGVMRLPVVPLVDDKDLDGLPLPPAGSEAPLAARPSGSPPSRKVEVVMFPPKRPSGTMASVPPPPPPPGFGMEEPPEEDLEDTPPYSNRVASEFDPNPPGEEDLPPGEAPAEDEEAQRAAAAPPPAAAFEPEPPPAPSSGGGLLGDLPPPEELPAVPSSARVSAQARSASSSRKQRAAAAPKRALLDDIPDAAEPQAAAAPRAARATGVDAAASAAAYEKELREKLAKTATESSFLARHGVKLIAGVVSGVVLAVFAWVYLSHRAEQGGRTLVEVLARTERVIALDTSTSLDEALTLLDRAREMDESSSKVWALTAYTHALLFADHGSTPEDRQQALAALERPGVRAEHPGLSLATDVLVADEKGKEAARRALLNASVQDSVELDALAGSLLLEMKQQEKALDRFKRAVENVRALVALGRYYQDFGDAAKAHQMYANARKLSPEHPLARIGMAESQLELDQDLGLALADMESLGKNKDLGDPLRARQQLVQGRLLTELGRYDEALALLAQGTKGPRAFDFHLALGDASRAAGKLEEAQQSYEAALQADPKSEDAREGLGRTLLDRDRVKEVLTRLDGESRKVALVRAAAHVRQEDWKRARAELEKTRVNNRYPPEAVGYLALADTMEGNGEQAREILEKAVNVKKPRTDLRVALGRVYWRQRALDKAQAQFQEAMKDPRDYEAACSEGRLLLARGLPDMALKPLTQAVERNGFHGEARDALGRVLLALGRTDEGLKQFERWRNDNPDSAKAQKGFALAMLHLGKSTEAVESASRAVKLDGNDAEAHRLRAVSLFATGDGKGAFTALSRANSLDPRDPETFCEIGQAFLRQGDAENAAAAFAAARREGPDVACGQAGEHYVQPSEGGRAAAKALQGIADRAASVWDKAFAQTALARVLLSAGDVKGAQAAAAEAVRLAPFSGRAQLALGLVAQRQRQEEPARAALSKAVALDPANGMAHLALADLLVRKSEELPQAIKEYETFLKLAGGAEEAKRVKKALPPLKKRAK